A single genomic interval of Rosistilla ulvae harbors:
- a CDS encoding prepilin peptidase, which yields MNNPNAMPRKRRHRRHPNWPLIGVVGGLTIAAVLYVIAAVSLHGHHHHNPSDLIVPRLLDLFVVAWFFWFGSSIGSFLNVVAWRMPRGRSINGFSACPFCAVPIRAYDNVPVFGWLNLRGRCRACRLPIAARYPIVEALVGVSIMLVGLLGLYSGGENLPFSGARGHGHGPLRMPHITAETIAINVYQIAILTGAWAFALVRVDRFRLPGRLVTFFLALAIVPLLAWPPLQQVPWQLRTEPGWNDGSRLVALFYLITAVAAACVLARMLARYVCPAADPKLDPLGKDTARLIDLICILTLPGIVLGWHALIAVCAVSIVAAILFRGAFPSRGGYEWLMAVVPMVMALHLAFWRPLAQWSLWPAPDHSPGVILCWLAAVLLLSAGLRTVVVEPLAGALPADAACEPLVDSESDAESDENERTSV from the coding sequence ATGAATAACCCAAACGCGATGCCTCGAAAACGCCGCCATCGCAGACATCCGAATTGGCCATTGATCGGCGTGGTCGGCGGACTGACAATCGCTGCTGTGTTATACGTGATCGCAGCGGTCAGCCTGCACGGCCATCATCACCACAACCCTAGCGATCTGATCGTTCCGCGCTTGTTGGATCTGTTTGTCGTCGCTTGGTTCTTCTGGTTCGGTTCGTCGATCGGCAGCTTTTTAAACGTCGTCGCTTGGCGGATGCCACGCGGCCGATCGATCAATGGATTTTCAGCCTGTCCGTTTTGCGCGGTCCCTATCCGGGCGTACGACAACGTCCCCGTCTTTGGATGGTTGAACCTGCGCGGCCGCTGTCGCGCGTGCCGGTTGCCAATCGCCGCTCGGTATCCGATCGTCGAAGCGTTGGTTGGAGTCTCGATCATGCTGGTCGGTCTGTTGGGGCTGTACAGCGGTGGCGAGAATCTGCCATTTAGCGGCGCTCGCGGTCACGGCCATGGACCGCTACGGATGCCACACATCACCGCGGAGACCATCGCGATCAACGTCTACCAGATCGCGATCTTGACCGGCGCGTGGGCGTTTGCATTGGTCCGCGTCGATCGGTTTCGGTTGCCCGGCCGGTTGGTGACGTTCTTTTTAGCGCTGGCGATCGTGCCGCTGCTTGCCTGGCCGCCCTTGCAACAGGTTCCTTGGCAATTGCGAACCGAACCGGGCTGGAACGATGGTAGCCGTCTGGTGGCGTTGTTTTATCTCATTACCGCGGTCGCGGCGGCCTGTGTGCTAGCCCGGATGTTGGCCCGTTATGTCTGCCCCGCTGCCGATCCTAAGCTCGATCCGTTGGGCAAGGATACGGCGCGGTTGATCGATCTGATTTGCATCCTGACGCTGCCGGGAATCGTTCTGGGGTGGCACGCGTTGATCGCGGTCTGCGCCGTTTCGATCGTTGCAGCGATCCTGTTCCGCGGCGCGTTCCCATCGCGCGGTGGGTACGAATGGTTGATGGCTGTCGTCCCCATGGTGATGGCGCTGCACTTGGCATTCTGGCGACCGCTGGCCCAGTGGTCGCTGTGGCCCGCTCCCGATCATTCACCAGGCGTCATCCTGTGCTGGTTAGCTGCGGTGCTGCTGCTGTCGGCCGGCCTGCGAACCGTCGTCGTTGAACCGCTTGCCGGCGCGCTTCCTGCCGATGCTGCGTGCGAACCACTTGTGGATTCCGAATCGGATGCGGAATCGGATGAAAATGAAAGGACTTCC
- the hemA gene encoding glutamyl-tRNA reductase, producing the protein MKLQMIGCSHHQANVEFRERLSFTGDQAQLALDAFRDRFPKTEAVLLSTCNRVEFYTATDDDSGVEQAQFIDFLADQRGLAQDQLMEHLICRNGNEAIEHLFTVAASLDSMVVGEPQILAQVKQAYELACTQGSAGPLTHSIFQTASRVAKRVASETAIHKKRVSVPSVAVGEIAVEFFERMDDKRIVLIGAGEMGRETLQYLRDKGARDVRLINRHRQRADEAAAELGARSAAWEEMHDLLADADLVVSTTAATEPIMDVQRFGAIHQARYGRMLLILDLAVPRDFDPKIGELSGVYLYSVDDLQAACHRNQREREKEWPKAKRIIEDETRDFVTALHHRATGPVIKRLREQTEQVKQDELARLIGRLESAGASDEIRREVTQAFDRLVNKMLHPPMASLKDDVASGGNHGLLDALRKLFQLNDE; encoded by the coding sequence ATGAAACTGCAAATGATTGGCTGCAGCCACCATCAAGCAAACGTCGAATTCCGCGAGCGGTTATCCTTCACGGGAGATCAGGCACAGCTTGCATTGGATGCGTTCCGCGACAGGTTTCCAAAAACCGAAGCGGTGCTGTTAAGCACCTGCAATCGGGTCGAATTCTACACCGCGACCGATGACGACAGCGGAGTCGAGCAGGCTCAATTCATTGACTTCCTGGCCGACCAGCGCGGATTGGCTCAGGACCAATTGATGGAGCATTTGATTTGTCGCAACGGCAACGAAGCGATCGAGCATCTGTTTACCGTCGCTGCCAGCCTCGACAGTATGGTCGTCGGCGAACCCCAGATCTTGGCTCAAGTGAAGCAGGCCTACGAGCTGGCCTGCACGCAGGGATCAGCCGGGCCGTTGACGCATTCGATCTTCCAGACCGCCAGCCGCGTCGCCAAGCGAGTCGCCAGCGAGACGGCGATCCACAAGAAGCGAGTCAGCGTTCCCAGCGTGGCGGTCGGCGAGATCGCTGTCGAATTTTTCGAGCGGATGGACGACAAGCGAATCGTCCTGATCGGCGCTGGGGAAATGGGGCGAGAAACGCTGCAGTATCTGCGCGATAAAGGAGCTCGCGACGTGCGGTTGATCAATCGCCATCGCCAGCGTGCCGACGAAGCGGCGGCCGAACTGGGCGCTCGCAGCGCCGCTTGGGAAGAGATGCACGATCTGCTGGCCGACGCCGACCTGGTCGTCAGCACCACTGCGGCGACCGAACCGATCATGGACGTGCAGCGTTTTGGCGCGATCCATCAAGCTCGCTACGGCCGGATGCTGTTGATCCTCGACTTGGCGGTCCCCCGCGACTTCGATCCCAAGATCGGCGAACTCTCGGGCGTCTACCTCTATTCGGTCGACGATCTGCAAGCCGCCTGCCATCGAAACCAGCGGGAACGCGAAAAGGAATGGCCCAAAGCGAAGCGGATCATCGAAGACGAGACTCGCGATTTTGTCACGGCGCTGCACCACCGCGCGACTGGTCCGGTGATCAAGCGATTGCGCGAACAAACCGAACAAGTCAAACAGGATGAGTTGGCAAGATTGATCGGGCGGCTAGAATCTGCCGGTGCCAGCGATGAGATTCGACGCGAAGTCACTCAAGCGTTCGATCGACTGGTCAACAAGATGTTGCATCCACCGATGGCTTCACTGAAAGACGACGTTGCCAGCGGCGGCAACCACGGCCTGTTGGATGCGCTGCGGAAACTGTTTCAATTAAACGATGAATAA
- the ccsA gene encoding cytochrome c biogenesis protein CcsA, which yields MQHLSQITVTCFVGSYIVALLLEITRGMFRLPGRMAGVIGFTAAGLYTHVAYLTMSARQQMDGRGMGLLASWYDWTLLLALGVAICYGILLLRRPDSTLGYFLLPLVLSLIGLAGVLRNSPPFSRDEATGFWLNVHAGSMLLVTVAVLLGFVAGVVYLVHSYRLKHKRLSSAGMRLPSLEWLQTVNRVCLLTSTCLMAVGLFAGIAMHLNRSGESVWTNRGIALSCVLFIWLVIATLFEAFYKPARRGRKIAYLTLASFGFLVLAMAGLFTSNHGATSEPPTDKARVTEQATLLGVKAKQGGAV from the coding sequence ATGCAACACCTTTCCCAGATCACCGTCACCTGTTTTGTCGGCAGCTATATCGTGGCGCTGCTGCTGGAGATCACGCGCGGCATGTTCCGACTGCCCGGACGGATGGCCGGTGTGATCGGATTCACGGCGGCGGGACTTTATACGCACGTCGCCTACCTGACGATGAGCGCTCGCCAACAGATGGACGGTCGCGGAATGGGCCTGTTGGCCAGTTGGTACGACTGGACGCTGTTGCTGGCTCTGGGGGTGGCGATCTGTTACGGGATTCTGTTGTTGCGTCGGCCCGATTCGACGCTCGGATACTTCCTGTTGCCGCTGGTCCTGAGCCTGATCGGATTGGCCGGCGTGCTCCGCAATTCACCTCCGTTTTCGCGCGACGAAGCTACAGGTTTCTGGTTGAACGTGCACGCCGGGTCGATGCTGCTGGTGACCGTCGCGGTCCTGCTGGGCTTTGTCGCTGGCGTCGTCTACCTGGTCCATTCGTATCGTTTGAAGCACAAGCGGTTGTCGTCCGCGGGGATGCGATTGCCGAGCCTTGAATGGTTGCAAACTGTCAACCGCGTCTGTCTGCTGACCAGCACTTGTTTGATGGCGGTCGGATTATTTGCCGGAATCGCGATGCATCTGAATCGCAGCGGCGAGAGCGTCTGGACCAATCGCGGAATCGCGCTGTCGTGTGTGTTGTTCATTTGGTTAGTAATCGCGACGCTATTCGAAGCGTTTTACAAACCGGCTCGCCGCGGTCGCAAGATCGCTTACCTCACGCTGGCTAGCTTTGGATTCCTGGTCCTTGCGATGGCCGGGCTGTTTACGTCAAACCATGGCGCGACCAGCGAGCCACCGACGGACAAGGCGCGGGTGACCGAACAAGCCACGCTGCTGGGCGTCAAAGCCAAGCAGGGAGGCGCGGTATGA
- a CDS encoding type II toxin-antitoxin system RelE/ParE family toxin, translating into MSFRLNVTNRARDDITRNASWWAENHSLDEALTWYDSVYDQLNELLAFPESHGLAAENDAFPYELREKLVGGKKRTYRAIFTIEGAEIRVLTIRRAAQRAITPDDA; encoded by the coding sequence GTGAGTTTTCGGCTGAACGTCACGAATCGAGCTCGCGACGACATCACTCGCAACGCCAGTTGGTGGGCTGAAAACCATTCACTCGACGAAGCCTTGACGTGGTACGACTCTGTCTACGACCAGTTGAACGAATTGCTGGCGTTTCCGGAAAGCCACGGTCTGGCTGCCGAGAACGATGCATTTCCGTATGAGCTACGCGAAAAATTGGTCGGCGGGAAAAAGCGAACATACCGGGCCATTTTCACAATCGAGGGTGCCGAGATTCGCGTTCTCACAATTCGCCGTGCCGCGCAACGTGCGATCACTCCGGACGACGCTTGA
- a CDS encoding protocadherin produces the protein MFSLPLADCWGRGRGGGGFGGGHGGGFGGGGGGFGGGGHGGGGFGGGGSFGGGHGGGGGGLGGSGLGGGLGGGSLGGGLGGSGLGGSGLGGSGLGGSGLGGSGLGGSGLGGSGLGGGGLGGGGLGADGLGGTGLGRGASGLGGRGAGGQDAGSNRFSAPTRNQLSGFLGLPSDDGLHSLGGKPGDNFDVNHGTAEGPRGGNAAGVAVTGPQGNTAGRAVGVGPDGGVATAGGVRGADGGAAARGAAVGPNGGVAAGSAARGPDGGAAARGAAVGPNGGIAAGSAARGPDGGAAARGAAVGPNGRVAAGSAVRGPNGGAAARGVVAGPAGAAAGFARVTPSNRYTTAVGVRTNYNHWDIYGGRWYTDHPGAWFAAGWATGAAWRAASWASVGAWMDYYPTTPVYYDYGNNITYENNNVYVDGQDAGTTEQYYAQATELAKSGATAKAPSDGDWLPLGVFALTKNRQTNAIVTIQLAVNKQGVIRGNYTDTKTGKTMVIQGAVDKKTQQVAFTVGDNQSNLIETGLYNLTKDEAPALVHIGDGKTEQYLLVRLKNKDQDSADADSSPTS, from the coding sequence ATGTTCTCATTGCCACTGGCTGATTGCTGGGGGCGCGGCCGAGGCGGCGGCGGCTTTGGCGGTGGGCATGGCGGCGGCTTCGGAGGTGGCGGCGGCGGCTTTGGCGGCGGTGGACATGGAGGTGGTGGCTTCGGCGGCGGCGGTAGCTTTGGCGGCGGACATGGAGGCGGTGGCGGTGGACTTGGCGGCAGCGGTCTAGGCGGCGGACTTGGCGGCGGTAGTCTAGGCGGCGGACTTGGTGGCAGTGGACTTGGTGGCAGTGGACTTGGTGGCAGTGGACTTGGCGGCAGTGGACTTGGCGGCAGTGGACTTGGCGGCAGTGGACTAGGCGGCAGTGGACTAGGTGGCGGTGGTCTTGGTGGCGGTGGACTAGGCGCTGACGGGCTTGGCGGAACAGGATTAGGTCGCGGTGCGAGTGGCTTGGGTGGCCGCGGAGCTGGAGGGCAAGACGCTGGGAGCAATCGATTCTCCGCGCCAACTCGAAACCAACTCAGTGGATTTCTTGGCCTTCCATCCGACGACGGTCTACACAGCCTAGGCGGAAAGCCTGGTGACAACTTTGACGTTAATCACGGTACGGCGGAAGGACCGCGGGGAGGCAATGCAGCAGGTGTCGCGGTAACGGGCCCGCAAGGCAATACGGCAGGCCGCGCCGTAGGTGTGGGGCCCGATGGCGGCGTCGCTACAGCGGGTGGAGTGCGAGGTGCTGACGGTGGAGCGGCGGCGCGTGGCGCTGCGGTTGGCCCCAATGGAGGAGTTGCAGCGGGCAGCGCGGCGCGAGGCCCCGACGGCGGTGCGGCAGCGCGAGGCGCTGCGGTTGGACCCAATGGAGGAATTGCAGCGGGCAGTGCGGCGCGAGGCCCCGACGGCGGTGCGGCAGCGCGGGGCGCTGCGGTTGGCCCGAACGGAAGAGTTGCAGCAGGCAGTGCGGTGCGAGGTCCCAACGGCGGTGCGGCAGCGCGGGGAGTCGTCGCCGGCCCAGCCGGTGCGGCAGCAGGATTTGCACGAGTAACCCCATCGAATCGCTACACGACAGCGGTCGGAGTTCGCACCAATTACAACCACTGGGACATCTACGGCGGACGATGGTATACCGATCATCCCGGAGCCTGGTTCGCGGCTGGATGGGCTACCGGCGCCGCTTGGCGAGCAGCCTCTTGGGCATCCGTCGGCGCATGGATGGATTACTATCCAACGACACCGGTGTATTACGACTACGGCAACAACATCACCTACGAAAATAACAATGTGTATGTTGATGGCCAGGACGCTGGAACGACAGAGCAGTATTACGCGCAGGCAACCGAACTGGCGAAGTCGGGTGCCACAGCCAAGGCTCCGTCCGACGGCGACTGGTTGCCACTGGGAGTGTTCGCGCTGACCAAGAATCGTCAAACAAACGCGATCGTTACGATCCAACTGGCGGTGAATAAGCAAGGTGTGATTCGCGGGAATTACACCGACACCAAGACCGGTAAAACGATGGTGATCCAAGGTGCCGTCGACAAGAAAACTCAACAAGTTGCATTTACAGTCGGCGACAATCAATCGAACTTAATCGAGACCGGACTTTACAACTTGACGAAAGACGAAGCTCCCGCTTTGGTTCACATTGGGGACGGCAAAACGGAGCAGTATCTTCTCGTTCGGCTTAAGAACAAAGACCAAGATTCGGCAGACGCAGATAGTTCGCCAACATCTTAG
- a CDS encoding YybH family protein: MNHRFLTFIVVAMLGALHSPAGFAQQPAIAPTGQKSAAPPNPSEAAIRAESEAFVAAFNKADAKAIAAFWTEEGEYIDASGRQMVGREAIEQDYSEFFAANPNVKIQIAIDSLRFLSDSIAIEDGRAIVAPLPQGAPGVSKYTAVHTKVDGKWLMASVRETWIETPITRQSMADFEWLIGAWVAEEHGNQSESVYSWVADKSFVQRTYTTTHVDGTKTSGVQLIGWNPVQGRVQSWSFSPDGGHASGLWSPNERGWTAEMIGMTGDGTPTTSLIRIARLDDNACVWQSIQRTLGGVAIPDTDEVVIKRQSPPAASQPTER, translated from the coding sequence ATGAATCACAGATTTCTGACCTTCATCGTGGTTGCGATGCTGGGTGCTCTCCACTCACCCGCAGGCTTTGCCCAGCAGCCAGCGATCGCTCCGACGGGTCAGAAATCGGCAGCGCCGCCGAATCCCTCGGAGGCCGCGATTCGCGCCGAATCCGAAGCGTTTGTGGCCGCCTTCAACAAGGCAGACGCCAAAGCGATCGCGGCGTTTTGGACCGAGGAGGGTGAGTATATCGATGCCAGCGGCCGGCAGATGGTTGGACGCGAAGCGATCGAGCAAGACTACTCCGAGTTCTTTGCCGCGAACCCCAATGTGAAAATCCAAATCGCAATCGACTCGTTGCGGTTTCTTAGCGACAGCATCGCAATCGAAGATGGACGCGCAATTGTTGCTCCGCTTCCCCAGGGAGCTCCCGGTGTCAGCAAATACACAGCGGTTCACACCAAGGTCGATGGAAAGTGGTTGATGGCGTCGGTGCGAGAAACGTGGATCGAGACGCCGATCACTCGCCAAAGCATGGCTGACTTCGAATGGCTGATTGGTGCCTGGGTCGCTGAAGAGCATGGAAACCAGTCTGAATCGGTCTACAGCTGGGTGGCCGACAAAAGCTTCGTCCAACGCACCTACACGACCACGCATGTCGATGGCACAAAGACCTCGGGAGTGCAATTGATCGGCTGGAATCCGGTTCAAGGACGTGTGCAGTCATGGAGCTTTAGTCCCGATGGCGGCCATGCTTCGGGGCTCTGGTCACCAAATGAACGTGGATGGACAGCCGAGATGATCGGAATGACCGGCGACGGAACACCAACGACGTCGCTCATCCGAATCGCACGACTCGACGACAACGCATGCGTCTGGCAATCGATTCAACGTACGCTCGGCGGCGTCGCGATCCCCGACACCGACGAGGTGGTCATCAAACGCCAATCGCCACCGGCCGCAAGCCAACCGACCGAACGCTAA
- a CDS encoding DUF3302 domain-containing protein gives MIRLSGSTWEPSEKSDRLSTRSYSSIDRSRTIDVFDIFAFAVFGVLLAAVVIVVVTLGQLPGQIAKQRNHPQAAAINVASWLGVATLGILWPFAMIWAYLKPFPAAANGANSDRESQSSASGDGQAQLAKMQAQVDSLQAALNKLNAK, from the coding sequence TTGATTAGATTATCAGGCTCGACGTGGGAGCCATCGGAAAAGTCGGATCGGCTGAGCACGCGAAGCTATTCTTCCATCGATAGGAGCAGAACAATCGACGTCTTCGACATATTTGCCTTTGCTGTATTTGGCGTTCTGCTAGCGGCGGTTGTGATCGTTGTGGTCACCCTGGGACAGCTGCCGGGCCAGATTGCCAAGCAACGCAATCATCCTCAAGCCGCGGCGATCAATGTCGCGAGTTGGCTGGGCGTTGCTACGCTCGGAATTCTCTGGCCGTTCGCCATGATCTGGGCGTATCTGAAACCGTTTCCTGCAGCAGCTAACGGAGCGAATTCCGATCGGGAATCGCAATCGTCCGCCAGCGGCGACGGGCAAGCTCAGCTTGCAAAAATGCAGGCGCAGGTCGATTCCTTGCAAGCTGCTCTCAATAAACTCAACGCCAAGTAG
- a CDS encoding HlyD family secretion protein, which produces MIAFMLTIYVAVVVLLFKMKLVKPNPYPIALILVAGVFVIGGPAVAWTLSAPVSPRVVTTQYVVQLVPYVKGQVAKVHAQANVPMKKGDLLLEINPTPYQNALDQATAQLQASREGLKQAEAGVDVAKASVASAAAGVQQATAAVGQSKAVVSNALASIKRAKAGIASAEAGVSKAKAADDLAKTEEQIAVNLQKTDAGAISALRVTQSVQSRQAADAALQAAETGVNEAQAALLQAEAGLSQSQAAEQQAAAGLVAAQAVQQQADASESQAMLGVKIAASKVQAAEAQVSDAQFNLEQCKMLAPADGYVVNWTVQEGTMLVPMPLAAAGTFINTEQTFIVASYPQNWLMNVESGDDVELVLNPFPGRLFKGKVDQVIPATGEGQFDPSKSVPLASQVGSHGFLAVKILLDQDQTIPSLPLGAGGTVAIYTDHGKPVHIISKVAIRMQKWLLYIMPS; this is translated from the coding sequence GTGATTGCTTTTATGTTGACGATCTACGTGGCGGTGGTGGTCCTGCTTTTTAAAATGAAGTTGGTCAAACCCAATCCCTATCCAATCGCCTTGATCTTGGTGGCGGGGGTTTTTGTGATCGGCGGGCCAGCGGTCGCCTGGACGTTGTCCGCTCCGGTGAGTCCGCGCGTCGTCACGACGCAATATGTTGTCCAGTTGGTTCCCTACGTGAAGGGGCAAGTTGCGAAGGTGCATGCCCAAGCCAACGTGCCGATGAAGAAGGGCGACCTACTGTTGGAGATTAATCCGACGCCTTATCAGAACGCGCTCGACCAAGCCACGGCCCAGCTGCAGGCATCCCGCGAGGGACTCAAACAAGCCGAGGCGGGAGTGGACGTCGCCAAGGCGAGTGTGGCAAGCGCGGCGGCTGGCGTGCAGCAAGCCACTGCGGCCGTCGGCCAATCGAAGGCTGTAGTTTCCAACGCGTTGGCGAGTATCAAACGAGCCAAAGCGGGCATCGCCAGCGCGGAAGCGGGAGTTTCCAAGGCCAAGGCGGCTGACGATTTGGCGAAGACCGAAGAACAGATTGCCGTGAACCTGCAGAAGACCGACGCCGGAGCGATCAGTGCGCTCCGTGTGACTCAGTCGGTGCAGAGTCGGCAAGCAGCGGACGCAGCCTTGCAAGCTGCGGAAACCGGAGTCAACGAGGCTCAAGCGGCACTGCTGCAAGCCGAAGCAGGACTCAGCCAATCCCAAGCGGCCGAGCAACAGGCGGCAGCCGGGCTGGTCGCCGCTCAAGCCGTCCAGCAGCAGGCGGACGCTTCGGAAAGTCAGGCGATGCTCGGCGTGAAGATCGCCGCAAGCAAGGTTCAAGCCGCCGAGGCGCAGGTCAGCGACGCCCAGTTCAATTTGGAGCAATGCAAAATGTTGGCCCCTGCGGATGGTTATGTTGTGAACTGGACGGTGCAGGAGGGGACGATGTTGGTCCCGATGCCGTTGGCGGCTGCCGGAACATTCATCAACACCGAACAAACGTTTATCGTCGCATCGTATCCACAAAACTGGTTGATGAACGTCGAGAGCGGGGATGATGTGGAATTGGTTCTGAATCCCTTCCCCGGCCGACTATTCAAAGGCAAGGTGGACCAAGTGATTCCGGCGACTGGCGAAGGCCAGTTTGACCCCAGCAAATCGGTTCCGCTTGCTTCGCAGGTTGGCTCTCATGGCTTCTTGGCTGTGAAAATCCTGTTGGATCAGGACCAAACGATCCCCAGTCTGCCGCTTGGTGCTGGTGGGACGGTGGCCATTTATACCGATCATGGCAAGCCGGTTCACATCATCTCCAAGGTCGCTATCCGCATGCAGAAGTGGCTTCTGTACATCATGCCAAGTTAA
- a CDS encoding efflux transporter outer membrane subunit, whose product MNALTSRSCFRMMLDRRSLPQSLVVVCAIGLTLLSGCSTPLREFVDNGFKVGPDYRRPPVPLANQWIDSDHEGVNTSSVNYSDWWTVFEDPVLDGLIVTAYQQNVNLRVAATRVLEARAQKGIAVGSLFPQSQSIDGSFTRSQLSKNVAVPSPVSHFSTWSATFGASWEIDFWGKIRRIVESTDDVVDASVDDYDNVMVTLIGDVASTYVTYRILQQQLLYVQQNITLQESTLKIATERWKSGQTNELGTVQANSLLEQLRATQPTIETGIRVSQNQLCLLLGMPPTDLAEMLGTAPIPESPPEVLVGIPADLIRRRPDLRAAERYIAAQNAQIGVAEADFYPQFFISGDIGYQAKDLDLLFGPRSGIGQITPGFSWNVLNYGRIVNNVRLQEFKTQELVAVYQQKVLVAAREVENGIIDYVNSKVTAERLEASVAAAERAVKLATDQFNAGVIDFTSVFVAEQFLVQQQNLLAQAQGDVALALITVYRSLGGGWQLRLSDPAIATVGMIETVPATSVVVEAPELITTE is encoded by the coding sequence ATGAACGCTTTAACGTCACGCTCCTGTTTCAGGATGATGCTGGATCGCCGGTCGCTGCCCCAGTCTTTGGTGGTCGTTTGTGCTATCGGTTTGACGCTCTTGAGCGGTTGTTCGACGCCGCTGCGAGAATTTGTCGACAACGGGTTCAAAGTAGGCCCGGATTACCGTCGCCCGCCGGTCCCGTTGGCAAACCAATGGATCGACAGCGACCACGAAGGCGTTAACACCAGCTCGGTGAACTACAGCGATTGGTGGACCGTTTTCGAAGATCCCGTTCTCGATGGATTGATCGTTACCGCGTACCAACAGAACGTTAACCTGCGAGTTGCCGCAACGCGTGTGCTCGAGGCCCGCGCCCAAAAAGGGATCGCCGTTGGCAGCCTGTTTCCACAAAGCCAGTCGATCGACGGATCATTCACTCGTTCTCAGTTGAGTAAGAATGTTGCCGTGCCATCTCCGGTAAGCCACTTCAGTACGTGGAGTGCCACGTTTGGCGCGTCGTGGGAAATTGATTTCTGGGGCAAGATCCGTCGCATCGTTGAATCGACCGATGACGTCGTCGATGCCTCGGTCGATGATTACGACAACGTCATGGTGACGCTGATCGGCGACGTCGCATCGACCTACGTAACCTACCGAATCCTGCAGCAACAACTTTTGTATGTGCAGCAGAACATCACTCTGCAAGAATCGACGCTCAAGATCGCCACCGAGCGATGGAAGTCGGGGCAGACCAACGAACTAGGCACGGTCCAGGCCAACTCGCTGTTGGAACAATTGCGAGCGACGCAACCGACCATCGAGACGGGGATTCGCGTTTCTCAAAACCAGCTTTGTCTGTTGCTCGGCATGCCGCCAACCGATCTGGCGGAGATGCTCGGCACGGCTCCTATCCCCGAATCGCCCCCCGAAGTGCTCGTCGGCATCCCCGCCGATCTGATTCGCCGCCGGCCTGACCTTCGCGCAGCCGAGCGATACATCGCGGCTCAGAATGCGCAGATCGGTGTCGCGGAAGCCGATTTCTATCCTCAGTTTTTCATTAGCGGCGACATCGGTTACCAAGCCAAAGATCTCGATCTCCTGTTTGGTCCGCGCAGTGGTATCGGCCAGATTACGCCGGGCTTCAGTTGGAATGTGCTGAACTACGGACGGATCGTGAACAACGTCCGGCTGCAGGAATTCAAGACGCAAGAATTGGTGGCTGTCTACCAACAGAAAGTTCTGGTGGCGGCGAGAGAGGTGGAGAATGGCATCATCGATTACGTCAACTCGAAGGTGACCGCTGAGCGTCTCGAGGCAAGTGTCGCGGCAGCCGAACGCGCCGTGAAGTTGGCCACCGATCAATTTAATGCAGGTGTCATCGATTTCACCTCGGTCTTCGTCGCGGAACAGTTTTTGGTTCAGCAACAGAACCTGTTAGCTCAGGCCCAGGGAGATGTCGCCCTGGCGTTGATCACTGTCTATCGATCGCTCGGTGGCGGTTGGCAGTTGCGATTGTCCGACCCTGCGATTGCGACCGTGGGGATGATTGAAACGGTGCCGGCGACTTCCGTTGTGGTAGAAGCTCCCGAGCTCATAACGACAGAATAG
- a CDS encoding type II toxin-antitoxin system RelE/ParE family toxin translates to MNVQLSGEAERDLLNGVAFYDGGDRHAGDHFLESLTTDLRSLSFLGGVHAMRHGYHCMSASRFPFAIYYAVESGSILVIAILDERRDPGWIANRLQLG, encoded by the coding sequence GTGAATGTCCAGCTTTCAGGCGAAGCTGAACGCGACTTGCTGAATGGCGTCGCGTTCTACGATGGCGGCGACCGCCATGCTGGTGACCATTTTCTTGAATCGCTCACCACGGATCTTCGCTCCCTGTCGTTTCTCGGGGGTGTCCATGCGATGCGCCATGGTTACCACTGCATGTCGGCGAGTCGTTTTCCGTTCGCAATCTACTATGCAGTCGAGTCGGGCTCCATTTTGGTCATCGCAATCCTTGACGAGCGCCGCGACCCTGGGTGGATTGCGAATCGTTTACAACTCGGATAA
- a CDS encoding addiction module protein, with protein MTTAQKLDAMEQLWASLRSSADYSPPDWHGEILAERKRRVENGETTFSSLDDVVSRIKQGRK; from the coding sequence ATGACCACCGCGCAGAAGCTGGATGCTATGGAGCAACTCTGGGCTTCGCTTCGTTCCTCGGCAGATTATTCGCCCCCCGACTGGCACGGCGAAATCCTTGCTGAGCGGAAACGCCGAGTCGAGAATGGCGAAACAACCTTTTCATCGCTTGACGACGTGGTTTCGCGAATCAAACAAGGCCGCAAGTGA